One genomic segment of Sorex araneus isolate mSorAra2 chromosome X, mSorAra2.pri, whole genome shotgun sequence includes these proteins:
- the TMEM178A gene encoding transmembrane protein 178A isoform X2, which produces MAVAVLLCGCTVAAVSFFWEESLTQHVAGLLFLMTGIFCTISLCTYAASVSYELQRPPQLLYSLPADVEHGYSWSVFCAWCSLAFIVAAGGLCIAYPFFSRAKLAHLKVGRDSSV; this is translated from the exons atggctgtggccgTCCTGCTCTGCGGCTGCACCGTGGCCGCCGTCAGCTTCTTCTGGGAGGAGAGCCTCACGCAGCACGTGGCCGGGCTGCTCTTCCTCATGACAG GGATCTTCTGCACCATCTCGCTCTGCACCTACGCGGCCAGCGTCTCCTACGAGCTGCAGCGGCCCCCGCAGCTGCTGTACAGCCTCCCGGCCGACGTGGAGCACGGCTACAGCTGGTCGGTGTTCTGCGCCTGGTGCAGCCTGGCCTTCATCGTGGCGGCCGGCGGGCTGTGCATCGCCTACCCCTTCTTCAGCCGCGCCAAGCTCGCACACCTCAAGGTGGGCCGGGACTCCTCCGTCTGA